Proteins from a single region of Candidatus Binatia bacterium:
- a CDS encoding TonB-dependent receptor has translation MARAAPIAPAALILAALCSLTSVAAPLYVIEGKVVDVRNGLPILGASVTVESKGTAIERTATAADGTFKLTVAKPGTYSVVIAAQNYEPTEVTGVVVSPAADDVRFRTALAPGSQLQTIARVAADTSATARTSTVTEAVNPALMQQQDILRIGDLLGTLPGVTANASSSSVGDDESISIRGFDPTETATLLDGHPIGPIGAQGAGFNYADSPFWGLREADVTFGSGATGIYGVSTIAGAVNFMTIDPTQTPQFSAAQGAGSDGQLFSALLATGTLGKFGYALAAGVQGTNGQFAPRFVTQQGLLGADNNGYPNITRGNIQANTYAVNGAYDQRNNVAKLVYNLDSKTKIEATAYVATSWVDHTGNGDNDYNPYAYNLYEYQQGLASNPVTRVRLPGGGVGKCRDSIAFLNDSPAGFGCYSASEAAALTAGPAGGGPNSFTALRNQDYHLRVTRAIGNTQLIVDGFEDNYAADDFSPPSAAIGGFSSDIFRTHGFLVADEVPLSKNDLAYGVYFQHQAHTGDTFSQATDIFGNPLVGLVPNQEFDLTSTSYFVSDQWTPNARSSAVANLWFQHSFNTRVTEFDPRLAYIYRPSVNETLRLSGGHSYSEPDPALLYGLPSLNSDVSGFNPICGRGDLNSIGSVSDPSLLPETATDVDLTYARRLTAGTDIQADAYEATEWNALLGGKLPLSATGFTQIPTRIVEGYLRKVNAFCHSNATTADLAVSTTYNAGQERYRGIVISLDSHLTRHLELTADYNTTSEAYFNLAPNIMMNNVTFIDGQQVGQSPLHTADAGLAASGGIFRGNFDAHYIGPGNWLNRGGFWYANMSLSVTHRPLTLTLGVNNVFNSVAANYGYVGLGAFQPENQYGTDRNSFDQGSELFGLPYRAFRVLVTFSGR, from the coding sequence GTGGCACGTGCGGCTCCGATCGCGCCGGCAGCGCTCATCCTCGCGGCCCTCTGCTCCTTGACGAGCGTCGCCGCGCCACTTTACGTCATCGAAGGGAAAGTCGTCGACGTCCGCAACGGGCTGCCGATTTTGGGCGCATCGGTCACGGTCGAATCGAAGGGAACGGCGATCGAGCGAACGGCGACCGCCGCCGATGGGACGTTCAAGCTGACGGTCGCCAAGCCGGGCACATACTCGGTCGTCATCGCGGCGCAGAACTACGAGCCAACGGAGGTTACCGGCGTGGTCGTCTCGCCTGCCGCCGATGACGTGCGCTTCCGAACGGCGCTCGCTCCCGGTAGTCAGCTGCAGACGATCGCCCGCGTCGCCGCGGATACGAGCGCAACGGCGCGGACGAGCACCGTCACCGAAGCCGTCAATCCCGCGCTGATGCAGCAGCAAGACATTCTGCGCATCGGGGACCTGCTCGGCACGCTTCCGGGCGTGACCGCCAACGCCAGCTCGTCGTCAGTGGGCGACGACGAATCGATCAGCATTCGAGGATTCGATCCGACCGAGACCGCCACGCTGCTCGACGGGCATCCGATCGGTCCGATCGGCGCGCAAGGGGCCGGCTTCAACTACGCCGATTCGCCGTTTTGGGGCCTGCGCGAAGCCGACGTCACGTTCGGATCGGGAGCGACCGGCATCTACGGCGTCTCGACGATAGCCGGCGCGGTCAACTTCATGACGATCGATCCGACGCAGACGCCGCAGTTTTCGGCGGCGCAAGGTGCGGGGAGCGACGGGCAGCTCTTTTCCGCGTTACTCGCGACTGGAACCCTCGGCAAGTTCGGCTACGCTTTGGCCGCCGGCGTCCAGGGAACCAACGGTCAGTTCGCTCCCCGGTTCGTCACCCAGCAAGGGCTGCTCGGAGCCGACAATAACGGCTATCCAAACATCACACGCGGCAACATCCAGGCGAACACGTACGCCGTGAACGGCGCCTACGACCAGCGTAACAACGTGGCTAAGCTCGTCTACAATCTGGACTCTAAGACCAAGATCGAAGCCACGGCTTACGTCGCGACCTCTTGGGTCGATCATACCGGCAACGGCGACAATGACTATAATCCGTACGCGTACAACCTGTACGAATACCAGCAGGGCCTGGCGTCGAATCCCGTCACGCGGGTACGGCTGCCCGGCGGCGGCGTCGGCAAGTGCCGCGACTCCATCGCGTTCCTGAACGACTCGCCGGCCGGATTCGGCTGTTACTCGGCGAGCGAGGCGGCGGCGCTCACCGCCGGGCCGGCCGGAGGCGGCCCGAACTCGTTCACGGCGCTGCGCAATCAGGATTATCACCTGCGTGTAACTCGCGCGATTGGAAACACGCAGCTCATCGTCGACGGGTTCGAGGACAACTACGCCGCGGACGACTTCTCGCCGCCGAGTGCGGCGATCGGCGGCTTCTCGAGCGACATCTTCAGAACGCACGGGTTCTTGGTCGCCGACGAAGTCCCGTTGTCGAAAAACGACCTCGCGTACGGCGTGTATTTCCAGCATCAGGCCCATACCGGCGACACGTTCAGTCAGGCCACCGACATCTTCGGGAATCCGCTCGTGGGGCTAGTCCCGAATCAAGAGTTCGATCTGACCAGCACGAGTTATTTCGTGTCGGACCAGTGGACGCCGAATGCGCGCTCGTCCGCTGTGGCGAATCTCTGGTTTCAGCACTCTTTCAACACCCGCGTAACCGAGTTCGACCCGCGGTTGGCCTATATCTACCGCCCGAGCGTGAACGAAACGCTGCGTCTGAGCGGAGGGCATTCGTATAGCGAGCCGGATCCCGCTCTTCTCTACGGGTTGCCGAGTCTCAACTCCGATGTGTCCGGGTTCAACCCGATTTGCGGTCGCGGCGACCTCAACTCGATCGGATCTGTCAGCGACCCGAGCCTGCTCCCGGAAACGGCCACCGACGTCGATCTGACCTACGCGCGCCGCCTGACGGCGGGCACCGATATCCAGGCGGATGCGTACGAGGCGACCGAGTGGAACGCGCTGCTCGGTGGGAAACTGCCGCTGAGTGCCACCGGCTTCACGCAGATTCCGACGCGAATCGTCGAAGGGTACCTGCGCAAGGTCAACGCGTTCTGCCACAGCAACGCTACGACCGCGGATCTGGCCGTCTCGACCACCTACAACGCCGGCCAGGAGAGGTATCGCGGCATCGTCATCTCGCTCGATTCGCACCTGACTCGGCACCTCGAGCTGACGGCCGATTACAACACGACCTCCGAAGCGTATTTCAACCTCGCGCCAAACATCATGATGAACAACGTCACGTTCATCGACGGCCAACAGGTAGGGCAGTCTCCGCTGCATACCGCGGACGCCGGTCTCGCCGCGAGCGGCGGAATCTTCCGCGGCAACTTCGACGCGCATTATATCGGACCGGGAAACTGGCTGAACCGTGGCGGATTCTGGTACGCGAACATGAGCCTGTCGGTCACCCATCGGCCGCTTACCCTGACGCTCGGCGTGAACAACGTCTTCAACAGCGTCGCGGCCAACTACGGCTACGTCGGGCTGGGCGCCTTTCAGCCCGAGAACCAGTACGGCACCGACCGCAATTCGTTCGATCAGGGGTCCGAGCTGTTCGGGTTGCCCTATCGCGCGTTTCGCGTTCTCGTGACGTTCAGCGGCCGCTGA